In Trifolium pratense cultivar HEN17-A07 linkage group LG7, ARS_RC_1.1, whole genome shotgun sequence, a genomic segment contains:
- the LOC123896042 gene encoding polygalacturonase-like, translated as MAFQRYLTFIMIIICFVTCYSTTLHEDPLSSIVDDSPYINDGGTFKGIIKQSTNHVLSLLSKLGDTNSPSLKTFDVDDYGAQGDGKTDDTQALKKVWEVACSTKGSIVVVAAKRNYLVKPITFSGPCKSNTITFQISGTLQASDNPSDYNQDPTHWLMFDSIQKLTLNGGGTIDGNGNIWWQNSCKKNEKLPCKAAPTALTLYKCNNLIVEDLTIKNGQQIHVQFQNSANVRVSGLNVTSPGDSPNTDGIHVTNTENIQISNSIIGTGDDCISIVDGSKNLQATDITCGPGHGISIGSLGEEGAKEFVSGITVNGAKFYGTTNGVRIKTWQGGSGSASNIKFQNIQMNNVTNPIIIDQNYCDQESPCQLQKSSVQIRNVLYQNIKGTSASDVAVQFNCSQNFPCQGIVLQNIDLELEGGGEAKASCNNVKLSYRGNVSPRCNYIEEMNELGTTKEWLQCLPSGTIQTWKEVEDKFLERFFTHNQFQKRKVDIVNFKQHDNETLGEAYERFNLLKRKCHNHSLDLMELMQIFTGGMRIQHRMHLDASAGGSINENTTEEVKELIEQICQNKYNMSNERTSKPAGMLQLDKETAYQKEIDLLKRKLEKATLGAEVKNFQETCDFCHENHPNG; from the exons ATGGCTTTCCAAAGATATCTCACATTCATTATGatcattatttgttttgttaCTTGTTATAGTACAACCTTGCATGAGGACCCACTTAGTTCAATTGTTGATGATTCTCCTTATATTAATGATGGTGGAACATTCAAGGGAATTATCAAGCAAAGTACAAATCATGTTTTGAGCTTATTGAGCAAGTTGGGTGACACTAATTCACCTTCACTTAAAACatttgatgttgatgattatggaGCTCAAGGAGATGGAAAAACTGATGATACACAG GCATTGAAGAAGGTTTGGGAAGTAGCATGTTCAACCAAGGGATCAATTGTTGTGGTAGCTGCTAAAAGGAATTATCTTGTTAAGCCAATCACATTCTCTGGCCCTTGCAAATCCAACACTATAACATTTCAGATCTCTGGAACCCTTCAAGCATCAGATAATCCATCTGATTACAATCAAGATCCTACACACTGGCTTATGTTTGATAGTATTCAAAAACTAACTCTTAATGGTGGTGGAACCATTGATGGAAATGGAAATATTTGGTGGCAAAATTCATGCAAAAAGAACGAAAAGCTT CCTTGCAAGGCAGCCCCTACG GCGCTGACTTTGTACAAGTGCAACAACTTGATAGTCGAGGATTTGACTATAAAAAATGGGCAACAAATTCATgttcaatttcaaaattctgCAAATGTTAGAGTTTCTGGCCTCAATGTGACATCGCCGGGGGATAGTCCAAACACAGATGGAATTCATGTCACCAATACAGAGAATATCCAAATCTCAAACTCTATTATTGGAACAG GGGATGATTGTATATCAATTGTAGATGGATCCAAAAATCTACAAGCTACAGACATAACCTGTGGACCAGGCCATGGTATCAG CATTGGAAGCTTAGGGGAAGAGGGTGCCAAGGAATTTGTTTCAGGAATAACAGTGAATGGAGCTAAATTTTATGGAACTACTAATGGAGTAAGAATCAAGACATGGCAg GGAGGGTCAGGAAGTGCAAGTAACATCAAATTTCAGAATATTCAAATGAACAATGTGACCAATCCCATAATTATAGATCAGAACTACTGTGATCAAGAGAGTCCATGCCAACTACAG AAATCCTCGGTTCAGATAAGGAATGTGTTGTACCAGAACATAAAAGGCACAAGTGCTTCTGATGTGGCTGTGCAATTTAATTGCAGCCAGAACTTTCCATGTCAGGGTATAGTATTGCAAAACATTGATCTGGAACTTGAAGGTGGAGGAGAAGCTAAGGCTTCATGCAACAATGTTAAGTTGTCTTACAGAGGAAATGTTAGCCCTCGCTGCAATTACATTGAGGAAATGAATGAACTTG GTACAACAAAAGAATGGCTACAGTGCTTACCCAGTGGAACCATCCAGACGTGGAAGGAGGTAGAAGACAAGTTTTTGGAACGATTCTTCACTCACAACCAGTTCCAGAAGAGAAAGGTAGATATCGTGAACTTCAAGCAGCATGACAACGAAACACTAGGAGAGGCCTATGAGCGCTTCAACCTACTGAAAAGAAAGTGTCATAACCATAGTCTCGATCTTATGGAGTTGATGCAAATCTTCACCGGAGGAATGCGCATACAACACAGGATGCACCTTGACGCCTCAGCTGGAGGATCGATCAATGAAAATACCACAGAAGAAGTTAAGGAGCTCATTGAACAAATATGCCAGAACAAATACAACATGAGCAACGAGCGAACTTCTAAACCTGCTGGAATGCTGCAACTGGACAAAGAAACTGCCTATCAGAAGGAGATAGACTTACTAAAAAGGAAGCTGGAAAAGGCCACCCTAGGTGCCGAGGTGAAAAATTTCCAAGAAACCTGTGACTTTTGTCACGAGAACCATCCTAACGGTTAA